From one Lycium ferocissimum isolate CSIRO_LF1 chromosome 5, AGI_CSIRO_Lferr_CH_V1, whole genome shotgun sequence genomic stretch:
- the LOC132056476 gene encoding plastid division protein PDV1, translated as MKWEMEVYEIEAVLEKIWDLHDKLSDAIHSVSRAHFLKSRTSKSDDFRSKKKPDPLKAGYVYVKEFRVDDDENAVHEAKSLNAIRTALEHLEDQLEFFHTVQNQQRAERDAAVARLEQSRIVLAMRLAEHQGKNYKFIEEAQSLVGDVRNASQFVSPENLYAPATSPPGENLTAQKRKRSNALVNILFSSFNFFRKSLRVDEVGGILGNAALVAISMLALMHLQQVGSKEKYLLDFPLGQDVGPNRNMRKISQPEGSSSSLNLDVLSARG; from the exons ATGAAATGGGAAATGGAGGTGTATGAAATCGAAGCAGTCCTCGAGAAAATCTGGGATTTACACGATAAGCTTAGCGATGCTATTCACTCCGTTTCTCGCGCTCATTTCCTCAAGTCTCGCACTAGTAAGTCCGATGACTTCCGTTCTAAGAAGAAACCCGACCCGTTAAAAGCTGGTTACGTTTACGTTAAGGAGTTCCGTGTAGATGACGATGAAAACGCCGTTCATGAAGCTAAGAGTCTTAATGCTATTCGCACTGCTCTTGAACACCTTGAGGACCAGCTTGAGTTCTTCCAT ACCGTGCAAAATCAGCAACGTGCAGAAAGGGATGCTGCCGTTGCTCGCTTAGAGCAAAGCCGAATTGTTCTTGCAATGCGATTGGCTGAACATCAGGGTAAAAACTATAAATTCATTGAAGAAGCTCAATCTTTGGTGGGAGATGTTCGTAATGCGAGTCAGTTTGTTTCTCCTGAAAATCTTTATGCTCCTGCTACAAGCCCCCCAGGTGAGAATTTAACGGCGCAGAAGAGGAAGAGATCAAATGCTCTAGTCAATATACTCTTCTctagttttaatttctttaggAAGTCTCTTAGAGTGGACGAAGTGGGTGGAATTTTGGGAAATGCAGCCTTGGTTGCAATCAGCATGCTTGCACTGATGCACCTGCAGCAAGTTGGTAGCAAGGAAAAGTACCTTTTGGACTTCCCATTAGGACAAGATGTTGGCCCCAACAGAAATATGAGAAAAATCTCTCAGCCTGAGGGGTCATCTTCCAGTCTAAATTTGGATGTGTTGTCAGCCAGGGGCTGA